The Malus domestica chromosome 10, GDT2T_hap1 nucleotide sequence CTTTTAGCCAACAACGGTTGACTATGAGAGGCGTGATGAGGGCACCAATCAAGAGTCATGTTTAAAGATCACTGTTAACATACATGTTCATGGACTATGGCCATGATTATATGAGGTCATTATCGCTTGAAGATCCATCTAGATCTTGCCTTGGGAGACCCTTTTGGGCTGATCTCATCTGCGGTCACTTCTTGGCTTGTCGAATCTTCGTTGACCCTCACTTGGAATGTTGATCCCATTAACTCTGCTAACGGAGGTGGTGCCTTAGTTTACATGAATCCATCACATGATGTATGGAGAGCAAGCTGGCCTGAGAGAGGTATCTCCTCTGTTTGGTGTGATTTATGTGGAGATATTCCCTCTTGCATTTGATGTTGAACCCACGCGAAGATTAAGTGTTGGTGAAACTCGACAATTCTATTAACTAAAAGTATGCTTTAATACATATAGCGTCCCCTCTAGAGTTGATAAAATTTGATTACCACATTGATATAGCcaaaataaaacatatatctaGATCTgtctcaaacaaaaaaatatgtagTCCAAAGTTATGTTTCCCATACactttcaaaaagaaaaacaaagaaacgtCGTTTTTCATAGTGCCCTTTAGAAGGATATCAACCCTATGACCCTATCTATTCacgttggagagagagagagaaagagagagagagagagagaagagagagaggaatggTGACCGTCGACCAAGGCTTGGATAGGTAGCCATGCAAGTGGCAAAAGCACTAGTGTCCCACCTTCGGTGGATATTTTACGTATGAGCTTGTGATGGAGAATAGGCAAAGCCTCCTGCAGAGAGTTATTTTTAGGACGCCCAACACTTATATAAGAACCCTCCAACGGCACCATGCACTCAGACAACATCACAAAACTCAGTCGCCACCTTTCCTCCTCATAACGTTCCTTCATTCTCGCATTTTCCTACAATTCCCAAAATACCCCTAACCCACTATGGTTGATCAGGAGCAGCACAGCCTTGGCCTCTTGTCCAGCCAAAGGgacgaagaggaagaagaaaaaatctcaTCCTACTCTCAGTCTCAGTCTGGTTACGGAGCCCGGTCTGGTGGTGGCTACGGCGACTCCACTACTGGTTACTCTTCCCAAGGACGTACCGGGGCCCGCAGCGGCAGCTGCTACCGCGACAGCACTGATTACTCTGGTGAAGAACGCCTTACTGGCGGAGGCAGCTATGAAGAAGGCAAAACTGATGATTACTCGGAAGAAGGACACGGAAGCCGTGCCGTGTACAGCGAGACCACTGCTTACTCTAGCGAAGGACGTCGTACTGGTGGAGGTGGCTACGGCGGGGCCAGCAACACTGATAGTTACTCGGAAGAAGGACACGGAGGCCGTGCTACCGAGACCACTGCTTTCTCTGGTGAAGGATGTCGTACTGGCGGCAGTGGCTACAGCGATAACACTGATTACTCTGGTGAAAGACGTCGTACTAGCGGCGGAGGTGGCTATGGTGTGGTAAGCACTGATGATTACTCGGAGGAAGGACACGGAGGGCGTCGCGGGTACCAAAAATCTGATGATGATGACTCGGAGGAAGGACACGGAGGGCGTCGCGAGTACAAAAAAATCTGATGATGATGACTCGGAAGAAGGGCACGGAGGGCGTGTCAGAGGACGGTACAGCAAGAGGAGTGAAACCAATGAGTCGAGTGACTATTGAGGAACTTAATTGGTTTGCTGCTGCTACGTACTGGTGCTTATGCCTTAGTCCTTGGTACGTAACAATATCAATATGTCAACCCCtaattattttcataattttaattAACTACGTGCTTTTAAAATTGTATGAGTTGGATATATTTTTACAATTAGTACGCACGCTAAAGAGAAACGGATTAAGAATTACccttatattaaattaattattttggtgGTTAAGACTCTTCAACCCACTGCATTCAAGTTCTAACATTTCTCTCCCcttaaataatttaatagtagaaatgttACGATTTGACTTTTGAGCATCACCATATttgttataaataaaaaattaaaaaaaaaattggagagATTAAATTTTCTATAGCTAACAAATTATTTTAATAGATCAATAATCTGAGTGACTACATTATATACTTGAGGTCGTGAGGCCAAATCTCACCAAAATGTCTTATTGAATTAATCCATAGTTTTCTGCTGTCTGAAATTCATCAGAAGAATATAAAATagttttatttaataatttttcatctGTTAGtggcatgacacgtgtcaaaaaaataaacaaggaGACATAGAGGATACACCATTTTCGGGATAGCAGACCCGCATCCCTCGTttcttgtttcttgtttttGCTGAAGCATGAGAAGcacgagaaatttttaattgtgacggaaATATAAGTGATaaaccacgtgttttaatagaagttgtggaaaattttattttttaagttattaactttttagcacacatatcccaccatttgtataatgacacttgtggagccaaaaataatcacaaggcgacacgtggatttttgacaaaaaaagacaaaactacccttgaggtataccgggattcctacgtgcAATCAGCAGACAATTatccttcaaccaagtcaaaagtgcccaaaataggtatcaacttaaaacctaatttattcatttatttcccatttcattatttagctaatcaattagctaaataatatacttattcctttcatatttcctaaaattgactaattaagggattaattacctaatcaatcccttaattatcaactaaacctccaaattataaccaaaaacccactagggccggccatgcccTTTACTTTCTGTTTGTTGCTGCC carries:
- the LOC103444703 gene encoding uncharacterized protein, producing MVDQEQHSLGLLSSQRDEEEEEKISSYSQSQSGYGARSGGGYGDSTTGYSSQGRTGARSGSCYRDSTDYSGEERLTGGGSYEEGKTDDYSEEGHGSRAVYSETTAYSSEGRRTGGGGYGGASNTDSYSEEGHGGRATETTAFSGEGCRTGGSGYSDNTDYSGERRRTSGGGGYGVVSTDDYSEEGHGGRRGYQKSDDDDSEEGHGGRREYKKI